Proteins co-encoded in one Acipenser ruthenus chromosome 3, fAciRut3.2 maternal haplotype, whole genome shotgun sequence genomic window:
- the LOC117394217 gene encoding GTP-binding protein 10-like: MGILMILSFMLGMQYGSFVDNLRLYVSRGSGGMGLPRLGGQGGKGGDVWVVAKDGISLKKIKDKYPQKSFVAGVGTNSGYISVADLPGLIEAQINRGMGHTFLKHVEQTKQLLFVVDVQLSYKTPFRTAFEAIQLLMKELELYKEELRSKSVLAVNKMDLPVAEDKLKELVEQLQHPQDYTHLFPEGADPRRTVHFKHIIPVSASSGYGIQELKKCIRNSLEQATSQNEEDHREKLQELHSSSASKAVRR, translated from the exons ATGGGTATTCTGATGATTCTCTCCTTCATGCTGGGGATGCAG TATGGAAGCTTTGTGGATAATCTGAGGCTGTATGTCAGTCGTGGCAGTGGTGGCATGGGGCTGCCACGACTGGGTGGACAAGGTGGTAAAGGAGGTGATGTCTGGGTTGTTGCCAAAGATGGTATATCCTTGAAGAAAATCAAGGACAAATATCCACAGAAGAGTTTTGTAGCTGGTGTTGGAACAAACAGTGGGTAT ATATCTGTAGCTGATTTACCAGGTTTGATTGAAGCCCAAATAAACAGAGGAATGGGTCACACATTTCTCAAACATGTTGAGCAAACAAAGCAACTGCTCTTTGTG GTTGATGTCCAGCTTTCTTACAAAACACCATTTAGAACAGCCTTTGAAGCTATACAGCTCCTAATGAAG GAGCTGGAGTTATACAAAGAAGAACTGAGGTCAAAGTCTGTCCTTGCTGTGAACAAAATGGATTTGCCAGTTGCAGAAGACAAGCTAAAGGAACTTGTAGAACAACTACAACATCCTCAAG ATTATACACACTTGTTTCCTGAAGGTGCGGATCCAAGGCGCACAGTGCACTTTAAACATATCATCCCAGTCTCAGCATCCAGTGGATATGGCATTCAAGAACTAAAGAAGTGCATCAGAAACTCACTTGAGCAGGCAACTTCACAAAACGAAGAGGACCACAGAGAAAAGCTGCAGGAACTTCACAGCTCAAGTGCTTCCAAAGCTGTGAGGAGATGA